The DNA region CTGACCAACACCATCACCCCGGACGCCCTCGGCCGCACTCCCGACGAGCGGGTCGCCAACCTCGCCGGAGTCCTCGACGGCTACATGGCGAGCGGCGGCTTCCACATGAACGTCAACGTGCTCGACAAGGCCACCCTCCAGGACGCCATGGACCACCCCGAGAACCACCCGCAGCTGACCATCCGCGTCTCCGGCTACGCGGTCAACTTCGTCCGGCTCACCCGCGAACAGCAGCTCGACGTCATCAACCGCACCTTCCACAGCTCCCTGTGAGCCCCGGGCGCGCCCCGGGCCACACCCCCGCCGCGCCCCACCGACTCGCGGCCCCGGGGCCGGGCCCTCACCCCGGCCCCGGGTGCCGCGACCACCACGTCCCGTCCACGGAAGTCCGGGAGCCCCGCCATGACCGCCCTGCTCGGACCCGACACGACCGCCACCCCGGGGACCGCCGCAAAGGCCCCGAACAAGCCCCCGTCCGACGCTGCTGCCTCCGCCACAACCCCCGCTGCCTCCGCGGCGACCCCCACCTCCCCCGCGGCGACCCCCGCTGCCGCCGCCACTCGCCGCCCCGTGACCGGCTCCGTCCACTCCTGGGACCTGTCCACCGGGGTCGACGGGCCCGGCACCCGCTTCGTCACCTTCCTCGCGGGCTGCCCGCTCACCTGCCTGTACTGCCACAACCCCGACACCTGGCGGATGCGCTCCGGGCGCCGCAGCACCCCCGACGACGTGCTCGCGGAGGCCGCCAAGTACACGGCGTTCATCGCGGTCGCGGGCGGCGGTGCCACCGTCAGCGGCGGCGAACCCCTGCTCCAGCCCGTCTTCACCGGCGAACTCCTGCACCGGTTCAAGCACGAGCTCGGTCTGCACACGGCCCTCGACACCTCCGGCTTCCTCGGCGCCCGGGCCACCGACGCCCTGCTGCGCGACGTCGACCTCGTCCTGCTCGACATCAAGTCCTGGGACCGCGCGACGTACCGCGAGGTCACCGGGCGCCCGCTGCGGCCGACCCTCGACTTCGCCGACCGCCTCGCCGCCCTCGGCAAGGACGTCTGGGTGCGCTTCGTCCTCGTGCCCGGCCTCACCGACGACCCGGCCAACGTCGACGGGGTCGCCCGCTTCGCCGCCGGCCTCGGTAACGTCTCCCGCGTGGACGTGCTGCCCTTCCACAAGCTCGGCGCGGCGAAGTGGGACGCCCTGGGCAAGGACTTCACCCTCCGGGACACCCCCACGCCGACCCGGCGGCAGCTCGCGGAGGCCAGGGAGATCTTCGCCGCACGGGGCCTGCGCGCCGTCTGACGGTCCCCGCAGCCCCGTCCGCCCCGGCCACCTCGGCAGCTCCCGGCCCCCTCCGCGCCCCCGGCGGACGTACGCTGGAGGCATGAGCACCGCCCCCGCCCCCGAACCGCGCGATCCGAAGGACGCGAAGCCCCGGCAGGACGCCAAGAAGCCGGCGAGCGCGCTGGTCTTCGACGACCCGCTGGCGCAGCAGTCCTCGGACGACACGGATCGCGGGTGGGGTGAGCGGCCGACGCCGTCCGGCGACAGCGCCGCCGACCTCGCCCGCTTCCTGGACGAGAAGCCGCCCCACCACCTCTGAGCCCGGGTTACAGCCCCGAGCCGCCCGGCCTGCCCCCGTCGCCGGACGTCTGGCCGCCGCCCGGCCGGTCGTCCCCGCCGCCCCGCTGGGCGACCAGCGCGTCGCGGATCTCCTTGAGCACCTCCAGCTCCGAGACCTCGATGACCTCCTGCGTGCCCTCCTTCGCCGCCTGCCGCGCGGCCGCCTTGGCCAGGTACTTCGCCATCGGCATGACCATCAGGAAGTAGACGACCGCGGCGGTGATCACAAAGCTGAGGGTGGCGCTGAGCACCGAGCCCCACAGGATCGGGATGCCGCTGACCGCCTCGCCGTTCTTCACCACGCACGGCGATTTCAGGCAGGAGCTGTAGTGGTCGAGATCCTTGGTGCCCAGGGCGCC from Streptomyces flavofungini includes:
- the pflA gene encoding pyruvate formate-lyase-activating protein, translated to MTALLGPDTTATPGTAAKAPNKPPSDAAASATTPAASAATPTSPAATPAAAATRRPVTGSVHSWDLSTGVDGPGTRFVTFLAGCPLTCLYCHNPDTWRMRSGRRSTPDDVLAEAAKYTAFIAVAGGGATVSGGEPLLQPVFTGELLHRFKHELGLHTALDTSGFLGARATDALLRDVDLVLLDIKSWDRATYREVTGRPLRPTLDFADRLAALGKDVWVRFVLVPGLTDDPANVDGVARFAAGLGNVSRVDVLPFHKLGAAKWDALGKDFTLRDTPTPTRRQLAEAREIFAARGLRAV
- the mscL gene encoding large conductance mechanosensitive channel protein MscL, producing the protein MSEKKDPGIWQGFKAFLMRGNVVDLAVAVVIGAAFTNIVNSVVKGVINPLVGALGTKDLDHYSSCLKSPCVVKNGEAVSGIPILWGSVLSATLSFVITAAVVYFLMVMPMAKYLAKAAARQAAKEGTQEVIEVSELEVLKEIRDALVAQRGGGDDRPGGGQTSGDGGRPGGSGL